In Candidatus Cloacimonadaceae bacterium, the DNA window TGATCAGGGAACTGGATTGGTTCGTCGCCAGCCGTAAACTCTTTGGCGAGATCATGAAACAGGAAGGCTTGACTGAGATACAGCGGGCTGCCCGCTTCATGTTCCTGATTACCAGATCGTATGGCTCAAAAGGCGACAGCTTCGGCACCTCTCAGAAACGTGGCACATCCAGTATGTATAACCGGCTGAACCGTATCAAAGAACTGCACAAGCGATTGGATATGGTCATCATCGAGAACCTGTCTTACGAGAAGGTAATTGATAAGTACGACACCAAGACCAACTTCTTTTACTGCGACCCACCATATATGACCGGCTATACCTATGAGAACTCCAAGCAGTTCAGCCACGAAGCTCTCTTTCAGAAACTCAAAAACATCAAAGGCAGGTTCATCCTCAGCTATGACGACAATCCTGATGTGCTGAAACTGTACAAAGGCTATCCCACCTTGCATGTTACCAGAACCAAGGGCATCAATCGTAAGGAAGGCAAGTCTGAATATAATGAAGTAATCATCGCCAACTTCCCACTGGAGGTAAAGTGAACTCTATCATCTCCTGGATAGGTGGCAAACGGTTGCTCAGAAAGAAGATCCTACCAATGATACCCAAGCATGACATTTATTGTGAAGTGTTCGGCGGTGCCGGCTGGGTACTATTCGGAAAGTCGCCTAAGAAGGAAGATTGGCAATTATCCAATAAGAGCCGTTACACGGAGGTCTATAACGATATCAATGGTGATTTGGTGAACTTCTGGAAGTACATTAAACAGCACCCGGAAGCCTTTGTTACCGAGTTGAACCAGTATCTTATCTCCAGAGAGTTATTCGACAGCTTTG includes these proteins:
- a CDS encoding DNA adenine methylase, whose amino-acid sequence is MDALIGWIGGKRLLRKTISQYVPEGITGYIEPFGGAAWMLLLKERWADLEVYNDLDYRLVNLFLQVKYHPDELIRELDWFVASRKLFGEIMKQEGLTEIQRAARFMFLITRSYGSKGDSFGTSQKRGTSSMYNRLNRIKELHKRLDMVIIENLSYEKVIDKYDTKTNFFYCDPPYMTGYTYENSKQFSHEALFQKLKNIKGRFILSYDDNPDVLKLYKGYPTLHVTRTKGINRKEGKSEYNEVIIANFPLEVK